A stretch of Colletotrichum lupini chromosome 2, complete sequence DNA encodes these proteins:
- a CDS encoding Skp1 family protein, producing MCCAFAGPPTPLRPSERHQRLPKLLDKMAAEKKDAKIWVQSNDNITIPVDRVVAERSMLIKNMLEDVGDDAISQENPIPIPNVNEAVLRKVIEWCDHHRADPVQTADDENDARKKTTEIEEWDQKFMQVDQEMLFEIILASNYLDIKPLLDVGCKTVANMIKGKSPEEIRKTFNITNDFTPEEEEQIRRENEWAEDR from the exons ATGTGCTGTGCCTTTGCGGGTCCACCGACTCCATTGAGGCCTTCTGAAAGGCACCAAAGG TTACCCAAATTACTAGACAAAATGGCCGCCGAGAAGAAAGACGCCAAGATCTGGGTTCAGTCCAACGATAACATCACGATCCCCGTTG ATCGCGTTGTCGCTGAGCGCTCCATGCTCATCAAGAACATGCTCGAGGATGTTGGTGATGATGCCATCAGCCAGGAGAACCCCATTCCCATTCCTAAC GTCAACGAGGCGGTCCTTCGCAAGGTCATCGAGTGGTGTGACCACCACCGCGCCGATCCCGTTCAGACCGCCGATGACGAGAACGATGCTCGCAAGAAGACCACCGAGATCGAGGAGTGGGACCAGAAGTTCATGCAGGTCGACCAGGAGATGCTCTTCGAGATCATCCTC GCTTCCAACTACCTGGATATCAAGCCTCTCCTCGACGTCGGCTGCAAGACCGTTGCCAACATGATCAAGGGCAAGTCGCCCGAGGAGATCCGCAAGACCTTCAACATTACCAACGACTTCACCCCcgaagaggaggagcagATCCGCCGCGAGAATGAGTGGGCCGAGGACCGTTAA
- a CDS encoding ribosomal L39 protein has translation MRHLWTEFTMEESPAIQSHKSFRTKQKLAKAQKQNRPIPQWIRLRTGNTIRYDTPSLCFSQEASPLFCLDLETDQNAKGLQREASSLAQDPPRHLNASPPSLFKKIPYPILRDFHIKTMDTADRTTTPRSTWGKQTFHMKWGGFQL, from the exons ATGCGTCACCTGTGGACGGAGTTCACGATGGAGGA ATCCCCCGCGATACAGAGCCACAAGTCTTTCCGCACGAAGCAGAAGCTCGCCAAGGCGCAGAAGCAGAACCGCCCCATTCCCCAATGGATTCGCCTTCGCACCGGTAACACTATTCGGTACGATACACCCTCCCTCTGTTTCTCCCAGGAAGCCTCTCCTCTTTTTTGTCTCGATCTCGAAACGGATCAAAACGCGAAGGGA CTACAACGCGAAGCGTCGTCACTGGCGCAAGACCCGCCTCGGCATCTAAACGCCTCGCCTCCTTCTCTCTTCAAGAAAATCCCTTACCCTATCCTGCGGGACTTCCATATCAAAACCATGGATACCGCCGACCGAACGACGACGCCGCGCTCGACTTGGGGGAAGCAAACCTTTCACATGAAATGGGGAGGGTTTCAACTCTGA
- a CDS encoding ADP-ribosylation factor-like protein 1, which produces MGASMSWLSGLVWSKKEIRILILGLDNAGKTTLLYRLKIGEVVTTIPTIGFNVESVTYKNLNFNVWDLGGQTSIRPYWRCYYANTAAVIFVVDSTDIERLQTAAEELGAMLNEEELKDASLLVFANKQDQPGAKGAGEISEALRLGELRDRNWSIMACSAVDGSGVTEGMDWLVQTVNQES; this is translated from the exons ATGGGCGCAAGCATGTCATGGCTGTCGGGCCTCGTGTGGTCGAAGAAGGAGATTCGCATCCTGATCTTGGGACTG GATAACGCTGGCAAGACGACACTTTTGTACAGACTGAAG ATCGGTGAGGTTGTCACCACGATCCCGACGATAGGATTCAACGTCGAGTCCGTCACATACAAAAACCTCAATTTCAACGTTTGG GATCTAGGTGGTCAAACCAGCATTCGTCCCTACTGGCGGTGTTACTACGCCAACACGGCGGCCGTCATCTTCGTCGTCGACTCGACCGATATCGAGCGTCTGCAGACCGCGGCCGAGGAGCTGGGCGCCATGCTCAACGAGGAGGAGCTCAAGGACGCTTCGCTCCTCGTCTTTGCCAACAAGCAGGACCAGCCCGGCGCCAAGGGCGCGGGCGAGATTTCGGAGGCGCTGCGCCTGGGCGAGCTGCGCGATCGGAACTGGAGCATCATGGCCTGCTCCGCGGTCGACGGCAGCGGTGTCACGGAGGGCATGGACTGGCTTGTC CAAACCGTCAACCAGGAGTCATAA